From a region of the Methylomonas rapida genome:
- the ygfZ gene encoding CAF17-like 4Fe-4S cluster assembly/insertion protein YgfZ, with translation MTVHNLETPSINTLYPLNHLAIIEAAGDDVIQFLQGQLTCNIKELSDDKASIAAFCNPKGRVISTLLIIKTEARFLLILPRSLLDKVLNKLKMYVLRSKVQLGDKSDALSLAGLDWPNTELPLPTDDFQCRLLATGCLSIKLPSTTRRFLCIMDQATDASGIFKDFIRGNGETWRYRDISAGFPWFDLEQSERHIPQMLNIDQLGGISFNKGCYTGQEIVARTHYLGKAKRQLVLAECNRGLTMISNLSVKDAQTQEKIGEVLDLQALGETTRLLIVLQTVDGEAKNLILDDCEQTPVALISFQ, from the coding sequence ATGACTGTTCATAATCTGGAAACGCCCTCCATCAACACCTTATACCCCCTGAATCATCTTGCCATCATTGAAGCGGCTGGCGACGACGTGATTCAGTTTTTGCAGGGACAACTGACATGCAACATCAAGGAATTGAGCGATGACAAAGCCAGTATCGCCGCGTTCTGCAACCCCAAGGGACGCGTTATCAGCACGCTATTGATCATCAAAACCGAAGCCCGTTTTCTGTTGATCTTGCCTCGCAGCTTGCTGGATAAAGTCCTGAACAAGCTGAAAATGTACGTCTTGCGCTCCAAGGTGCAACTTGGCGACAAAAGCGATGCGCTGAGCTTGGCGGGACTCGATTGGCCGAATACGGAACTGCCATTGCCAACGGACGATTTTCAGTGCCGCCTCCTTGCCACCGGCTGCCTGAGTATTAAACTGCCCTCAACCACCCGGCGATTTCTTTGCATCATGGACCAGGCAACGGACGCAAGCGGAATATTCAAAGACTTCATCCGCGGTAATGGCGAAACCTGGCGTTATCGGGACATATCGGCGGGTTTTCCATGGTTCGACCTGGAACAATCCGAACGGCACATTCCACAAATGCTGAATATCGATCAACTAGGCGGCATCAGTTTCAACAAAGGCTGTTATACCGGCCAGGAAATCGTCGCCCGCACGCATTACCTGGGCAAAGCCAAACGGCAACTGGTGCTGGCGGAATGCAACCGTGGCCTGACAATGATAAGCAACCTTTCGGTAAAAGACGCGCAAACACAAGAAAAAATCGGCGAAGTCCTCGATTTGCAAGCGCTTGGCGAGACCACGCGTTTGCTGATAGTCCTACAAACAGTTGATGGTGAAGCAAAAAACCTTATACTTGACGACTGCGAACAAACGCCTGTCGCGCTGATTTCCTTTCAATAG
- a CDS encoding protein YgfX: MSKNCQESFRFQVLPSRRLQQLTEVLHGCAILACWLNGLQILYQLLLMAIVVLLWWHYAMRREARPAYLRYTENKRWEVSMDQFTYQPAVILDTTVITSAVIFLHYKTDDQSSGTLVIVGDSLSANDFRRLRVRLAIYGRDEAR; this comes from the coding sequence ATGTCAAAAAATTGCCAAGAAAGCTTTCGTTTTCAGGTTCTTCCATCACGGCGCCTGCAACAGTTGACCGAGGTTTTGCATGGCTGCGCGATTTTGGCGTGCTGGCTCAATGGCCTGCAAATCCTGTATCAGCTATTGCTAATGGCCATCGTTGTTTTGCTTTGGTGGCATTACGCAATGCGGCGCGAAGCAAGGCCAGCCTATCTGCGTTATACTGAAAACAAGCGATGGGAGGTATCGATGGATCAATTTACTTACCAGCCCGCAGTGATTTTAGATACGACTGTCATAACCAGCGCGGTGATATTTTTGCACTACAAGACTGACGATCAATCGAGTGGAACGCTAGTGATTGTTGGCGATTCATTATCCGCGAACGATTTCAGGCGCTTGAGAGTCAGGTTGGCAATTTATGGGCGTGACGAGGCGCGATGA
- a CDS encoding HDOD domain-containing protein: MNDPIKHSVQLKINRLKSLPALPEASVKILEAIHDPDVSIEKLAEVLALSPGLVARLLGLANSAYFGQARQINDLRTAIVQVLGLQLVRSLTVGIVLNVQIDSSQCRGFDTHSFWMHSLLTAVAAQKLVACDPGTSVNSSTVYTAGLLLHLGVLVIAYLFPQELGPLLANEQRDYLTLSDEINRQLGLSHYQVAYMLLNKWQLPDVYQMILRRFEDLDLTGDDAEPIHILRASQRMCCLLIEEGCAEPERLEQIAWESFIAKDAIVSVYAELVDKKEAIQKLADAMGAR; the protein is encoded by the coding sequence ATGAACGACCCGATTAAGCACTCAGTCCAGTTGAAGATAAACAGGCTTAAAAGCCTGCCCGCATTGCCGGAAGCCAGCGTTAAAATTCTGGAAGCGATTCACGATCCGGATGTTTCGATTGAAAAACTGGCGGAAGTATTGGCGTTGTCGCCGGGATTGGTGGCGCGCTTGCTGGGTTTGGCCAATTCGGCCTATTTTGGGCAGGCGCGGCAAATCAATGATTTGCGCACGGCCATCGTTCAGGTTCTGGGTCTGCAGCTGGTGAGAAGCCTGACGGTTGGCATAGTCTTGAACGTACAGATCGATAGCAGCCAGTGCAGGGGCTTCGATACCCATTCTTTCTGGATGCATTCGTTATTGACCGCCGTAGCCGCGCAAAAATTGGTGGCATGCGACCCGGGTACAAGCGTCAACAGTTCCACCGTTTACACCGCGGGGCTGCTGTTGCACCTTGGCGTGTTGGTGATCGCCTACCTTTTTCCGCAAGAATTGGGGCCGCTGCTGGCAAACGAGCAGAGAGATTATCTGACCTTAAGCGATGAAATCAACCGGCAACTGGGCCTGAGTCATTATCAGGTCGCCTATATGTTGCTGAACAAATGGCAGCTGCCCGACGTTTACCAGATGATTTTGCGGCGTTTTGAAGACCTCGACTTGACCGGGGATGACGCGGAGCCTATCCATATCCTGCGGGCAAGCCAGCGGATGTGCTGCCTGTTAATCGAAGAAGGCTGCGCGGAGCCCGAGCGGCTCGAGCAGATCGCCTGGGAGTCTTTTATTGCCAAGGACGCCATTGTCAGCGTCTATGCCGAGCTTGTGGACAAAAAAGAAGCTATTCAAAAACTTGCGGATGCGATGGGAGCACGATGA
- a CDS encoding sensor domain-containing diguanylate cyclase, whose translation MMQSVKKGDIRKWAGAGVQDLIVDLVNALSAVKSLAEISCEIADEKTLIRQALAGLLRNQDMERCSFFVADHEGTLTNVTGLSIVDLPDAEHAWATRPMQFRLGEGIIGHAASTRTMQYCENCFEDRRFAKVADQAHMPGSIVCAPVCTLHNVLIGVLNVSHPQAHFFTDWHMRLLDVYANVLGQLITNRRLFQQMEMEIASRTAELERLVNETRRLKDHYANLSMHDQLTGLHNRRYFYDQVELALAQHKRYGQPFCLLVMDIDHFKSINDLYGHGFGDQVLITVADTLKTQVRSADILVRFGGEEFIILFTNTSCENGRVLAERIRGQVKALGWPVEAENVRVSLSIGLYCALPNSADADQQLDIDAIIHRADSALYAAKAKGRDRVEVFDTSPPHNGDCSAKREPS comes from the coding sequence ATGATGCAATCAGTCAAAAAGGGCGACATCAGGAAATGGGCCGGCGCCGGGGTGCAGGATTTAATCGTTGATCTGGTAAACGCCTTGTCCGCCGTCAAATCGCTGGCGGAAATCAGTTGTGAAATAGCCGATGAAAAAACGCTGATTCGACAAGCATTGGCAGGTTTGCTGCGTAATCAGGACATGGAGAGATGCTCTTTTTTTGTCGCCGATCACGAAGGTACGTTGACCAATGTCACCGGCTTGAGCATCGTCGATTTGCCGGATGCCGAGCATGCCTGGGCTACAAGGCCCATGCAATTTCGGTTGGGCGAGGGCATCATAGGCCACGCGGCCAGCACGCGGACAATGCAGTACTGCGAAAATTGTTTCGAGGACCGGCGCTTCGCCAAGGTGGCCGATCAGGCCCATATGCCGGGATCGATCGTCTGTGCGCCGGTTTGTACATTGCACAATGTATTGATTGGCGTGTTGAACGTCTCCCATCCGCAAGCGCACTTTTTTACCGATTGGCACATGCGTTTGCTGGATGTCTATGCCAATGTGCTGGGCCAGTTGATCACCAATCGGCGCCTGTTTCAACAAATGGAAATGGAGATTGCATCGAGAACGGCGGAGCTGGAACGTTTGGTCAATGAAACCCGGCGCTTGAAAGATCATTACGCCAATCTGTCGATGCATGACCAACTGACCGGTTTGCACAACAGGCGTTACTTTTACGATCAGGTTGAACTGGCCTTGGCGCAACATAAGCGCTATGGACAGCCTTTTTGCCTGTTGGTGATGGATATCGATCATTTCAAATCCATCAACGATTTGTACGGGCATGGTTTTGGCGATCAGGTATTGATCACCGTTGCCGACACCCTGAAGACTCAGGTCCGGAGTGCCGACATTCTGGTGCGGTTCGGCGGCGAGGAGTTCATCATCTTATTTACCAACACCAGTTGCGAAAATGGCCGCGTCCTTGCCGAGAGGATTCGCGGCCAAGTCAAGGCCCTTGGATGGCCGGTAGAGGCCGAAAATGTGCGGGTTTCGCTGAGCATAGGCTTGTACTGCGCCCTGCCCAATTCCGCCGATGCCGATCAACAACTGGACATCGATGCGATCATTCATCGGGCCGATAGCGCCCTTTACGCCGCCAAGGCCAAAGGCCGTGACCGGGTTGAGGTATTCGACACTTCTCCGCCCCATAATGGCGACTGCTCGGCTAAGCGAGAGCCAAGTTGA
- a CDS encoding TIGR04282 family arsenosugar biosynthesis glycosyltransferase, translating to MNYLFPDSVLLIFCKAPVPGQVKTRLQPALSAEQAVAAHRQLTRLTLARAFAEPLCPVQLYCTPDNEHPFFRQCAKDYPLTLMTQRGHDLGQRMSNAFTKALAVHRHAILIGCDCPSLTVSELSLAFTALRDSCDAVFGPAEDGGYVLLGLNEPEAMLFENISWGSERVMAQTRDSAAKAGLEVFELPTQWDVDDMDGWRRFCFTQGQHPSV from the coding sequence ATGAACTATCTGTTCCCGGACAGCGTGTTGCTGATCTTCTGCAAGGCGCCCGTCCCAGGCCAAGTCAAGACCCGATTGCAACCGGCATTGAGCGCGGAACAAGCCGTAGCCGCGCACAGGCAGTTGACCAGACTGACGTTGGCCAGAGCCTTTGCAGAGCCCCTATGTCCGGTACAGCTCTACTGCACCCCCGACAACGAGCATCCTTTTTTTCGCCAATGCGCGAAGGATTACCCACTAACGCTCATGACGCAACGCGGACACGACCTGGGACAAAGAATGTCGAACGCCTTTACCAAGGCGCTGGCCGTCCATCGTCATGCCATCCTCATAGGCTGTGATTGCCCCAGCCTGACCGTCTCCGAGTTGTCGCTGGCCTTCACCGCATTACGAGATAGCTGCGACGCCGTGTTCGGTCCGGCCGAAGACGGCGGCTATGTGCTGCTGGGTCTAAACGAGCCTGAAGCCATGCTATTTGAAAACATAAGCTGGGGTAGCGAGCGCGTAATGGCACAAACGCGCGACTCAGCCGCCAAAGCGGGCCTTGAAGTCTTTGAGTTACCCACTCAGTGGGATGTGGATGACATGGATGGATGGCGTCGTTTTTGTTTCACACAAGGACAGCATCCCTCTGTTTAG
- a CDS encoding sterol desaturase family protein — protein sequence MEALLRFGVFLLILSVMTAWEALSPKRRLSLPRRRRWPVNLGLATLNVAVMRVSIGAAAWLAAQWAAENHIGLFNLVSLPDWLGIVLSLLLLDLAIYAQHIAAHRWRWFWRLHQVHHTDLDFDTTTAIRFHPLEIMLSMLYKVVLVILLGAAPAAVITFEMILNGCALFNHGNVYLPEGFEHRLRYLLVTPDMHRIHHSTYQPETDSNYGFSLPCWDRLFKTYCAYPRQPQTDMPIGLNGFRNASELGVVRMLALPFQALRQR from the coding sequence ATGGAAGCCTTGTTACGTTTCGGCGTTTTTTTGTTGATTTTGTCGGTCATGACCGCTTGGGAAGCGTTGAGCCCCAAGCGCCGTTTATCCTTGCCGCGCCGACGGCGCTGGCCCGTCAACCTGGGACTGGCGACGTTGAATGTCGCCGTGATGCGGGTCAGCATCGGGGCGGCGGCCTGGCTGGCGGCGCAATGGGCCGCCGAGAACCATATCGGCTTATTCAATCTGGTTTCGCTGCCGGACTGGCTAGGCATCGTCTTGAGCCTGCTGCTGTTGGATCTTGCGATCTACGCCCAGCATATCGCCGCGCACCGTTGGCGCTGGTTCTGGCGCCTGCATCAAGTCCATCACACCGATCTGGATTTCGACACTACCACGGCGATACGCTTTCACCCGTTGGAAATCATGCTTTCGATGCTGTACAAAGTGGTGCTGGTGATCTTGCTGGGCGCGGCACCCGCCGCGGTAATCACCTTCGAGATGATTCTTAACGGCTGCGCGCTGTTCAATCACGGCAATGTCTACCTGCCCGAAGGCTTCGAGCACCGCTTGCGCTATTTGCTGGTGACGCCCGACATGCACCGCATCCACCATTCGACCTATCAGCCAGAAACCGACAGCAATTACGGCTTTTCGTTGCCGTGCTGGGACAGACTGTTCAAGACCTATTGCGCCTATCCTCGCCAGCCGCAAACCGACATGCCGATAGGCTTGAACGGTTTTCGCAATGCCAGCGAATTGGGCGTTGTCCGCATGCTGGCCTTGCCATTCCAAGCTTTACGCCAGCGCTGA
- a CDS encoding TIGR04283 family arsenosugar biosynthesis glycosyltransferase — protein sequence MKPRLSIILPVLNEGECLGVALQALQVLRLDCELIVVDGGSTDLSLAMAPPLADKVVSSPRGRAKQMNAGADAAKADIFLFLHADTALPDGSVDLITKVIEDGWNWGRFDVQFDAPQPIFKLIAWMMNLRSRLSGIATGDQAIFLTRKAFEAVGGFPDIALMEDITLSSRLKKLGKPCCLRAKVTTSARRWQRHGILKTIVLMWRLRLTYFFGADAAVLAARYYPKKHQ from the coding sequence ATGAAACCCAGACTCAGCATCATCCTGCCGGTTCTGAACGAAGGCGAGTGCCTTGGCGTCGCCTTGCAAGCGCTGCAAGTCTTGAGGCTGGATTGCGAGTTGATCGTCGTTGACGGCGGCAGCACCGACCTCAGCCTTGCCATGGCTCCGCCGCTGGCCGACAAAGTCGTATCCTCGCCGCGCGGCCGCGCCAAGCAGATGAACGCCGGCGCGGACGCAGCCAAAGCCGATATATTTTTATTTCTGCATGCCGACACAGCCTTACCCGATGGCTCCGTTGACCTTATAACAAAAGTCATCGAAGACGGCTGGAACTGGGGCCGTTTCGACGTGCAATTCGACGCTCCGCAACCCATCTTCAAGCTGATCGCATGGATGATGAACCTGCGCTCGCGACTGAGCGGCATCGCTACCGGCGATCAGGCGATTTTCCTGACGCGTAAAGCGTTCGAGGCAGTGGGCGGCTTTCCGGACATCGCGCTGATGGAAGACATCACCTTAAGCAGCCGGCTGAAAAAACTCGGCAAGCCTTGTTGTTTACGCGCTAAAGTCACGACCTCGGCCCGACGCTGGCAACGGCACGGCATACTCAAAACCATTGTGCTGATGTGGCGCTTGCGCCTGACCTATTTTTTCGGCGCCGATGCCGCGGTTCTGGCCGCCCGTTATTACCCGAAAAAACATCAGTAG
- the arsS gene encoding arsenosugar biosynthesis radical SAM (seleno)protein ArsS (Some members of this family are selenoproteins.), with product MHDTRPLLADSDFPALFRKPLEILQINLGYLCNLSCVHCHVNAGPKRTELMSDTTLEQVLKFIEAVGIRAFDLTGGAPEMHPKFRELVTGARNLGVKVIDRCNLTILEDPGFAGLAEFLADHRVEIVASLPCYLEENVDKQRGKGVFQASLAALRRLNRLGYGQADSGLQLNLVFNPQDAVLPPNQQPLEQAYKQHLQQDFGIVFNKLYAIANMPIQRFGSMLVSQGRFDAYLALLRASFRAENLDNLMCRNTLSVDWQGYVYDCDFNQMLQMPLAGLDKAGTHISQLALTKLNGAPIATAAHCYGCTAGQGSSCGGALDSHKA from the coding sequence GTGCACGACACCCGACCTTTGCTGGCCGATAGCGACTTTCCGGCCCTGTTCCGCAAACCGCTGGAAATCCTGCAGATCAACCTGGGCTATCTGTGCAACCTGAGCTGCGTGCATTGCCACGTCAATGCCGGCCCCAAACGCACGGAACTGATGAGCGATACAACTTTGGAACAGGTATTAAAATTCATCGAAGCCGTCGGTATTCGAGCCTTCGACTTGACCGGCGGCGCGCCCGAGATGCATCCCAAATTCCGCGAGCTGGTGACAGGCGCTCGCAACCTTGGCGTCAAGGTCATAGACCGCTGCAATCTGACGATATTGGAAGACCCCGGCTTCGCCGGCCTGGCCGAATTTCTGGCCGATCACCGCGTCGAAATCGTGGCCTCCCTGCCCTGCTATCTGGAAGAAAACGTCGACAAACAACGCGGCAAAGGCGTGTTTCAAGCCAGCCTGGCGGCCTTGCGGCGTTTGAATCGCCTGGGTTACGGCCAGGCCGATAGCGGCCTGCAGCTCAATCTGGTGTTCAACCCGCAAGATGCGGTGTTGCCGCCCAACCAGCAACCACTCGAGCAAGCCTATAAACAGCATTTGCAGCAGGATTTCGGCATCGTTTTCAATAAGCTCTATGCCATCGCCAACATGCCGATTCAACGTTTCGGCAGCATGCTGGTCAGCCAAGGCCGTTTCGACGCCTATTTGGCTTTGCTGCGCGCCAGTTTCCGTGCCGAAAACCTGGATAATTTGATGTGCCGCAACACCCTCAGCGTGGATTGGCAAGGTTATGTTTACGATTGCGACTTCAACCAGATGCTGCAAATGCCGCTGGCAGGGCTGGATAAAGCCGGGACGCATATCAGCCAATTGGCGTTGACCAAGTTGAACGGCGCCCCCATCGCCACGGCCGCCCATTGCTACGGCTGCACGGCCGGCCAAGGCAGCAGTTGCGGCGGCGCGTTGGACAGTCACAAAGCATGA
- a CDS encoding DUF3047 domain-containing protein, with product MKTLAILSLALLLTSAANAENRLPIGEFSRNSLAGWESKSFKHQTDYSLQDLDGTTVLRAVSDDAASGLYKEQRIDLEQTPYLNWSWRISKRLQGLNEQSKPGDDYAARVYVIVSGGLAFWRTRAVNYVWAGSTSKDTVWPNAFAGEHAMMLALRGPEAPLNAWLQEKRNVQADLKKLLGEDIRYIDAVALMSDTDNSGGQVLAYYGDIWFSKD from the coding sequence ATGAAAACCTTGGCCATCCTGTCACTGGCACTATTACTGACAAGCGCGGCAAACGCCGAAAACCGTTTGCCGATCGGCGAATTCAGCCGCAACAGCCTGGCCGGCTGGGAAAGCAAGAGCTTCAAACACCAGACCGACTATAGCCTGCAAGATTTGGACGGCACGACGGTATTGCGCGCGGTCAGCGACGATGCGGCATCGGGCCTGTACAAAGAACAACGCATCGATCTGGAGCAAACGCCCTATTTGAATTGGTCCTGGCGCATCAGCAAGCGCTTGCAAGGCTTGAACGAACAAAGCAAGCCCGGCGACGATTATGCCGCGCGCGTCTACGTCATCGTCAGCGGCGGTTTGGCTTTTTGGCGCACCCGCGCCGTCAATTACGTCTGGGCCGGAAGCACCTCCAAGGACACGGTCTGGCCCAATGCCTTCGCCGGCGAGCATGCGATGATGCTGGCTTTGCGCGGTCCGGAAGCGCCGTTAAATGCCTGGCTGCAGGAAAAACGCAACGTCCAGGCCGACCTGAAAAAACTGCTCGGCGAGGACATCCGCTATATCGACGCCGTTGCGTTGATGAGCGACACCGATAACAGCGGCGGACAGGTTTTGGCTTATTATGGCGACATCTGGTTTTCCAAGGACTAA
- a CDS encoding Glu/Leu/Phe/Val family dehydrogenase encodes MDLFHFADEFGPAKIIHIYEPSADLKGILVVDNVAMGPSIGGVRIAPDVSVEECFRLARAMTFKNAAAGLAHGGGKMVIFGDPKMPRERKEKLMRAAAASLRHEVDYIFGPDMGTNEECMAWVRDENGRAVGLPREIGGIPLDEIGVTGWGVRHATEEALRFMNLELHNATVAIQGFGSVGKHAARFLAEQGAKIIAANDSHGTIYNPDGLDVAALFKLKDEGKSVADYPGGQASHRDDIIGIACDIWIPAARPDVISEANVNQLKTRLIVQGANIPITLGAEKILHERGVLIIPDFIANAGGVICAAREYHGATVTSALQSIEEKIRQNTQQVLEISRRENVLPRKAAIDLAAARLKKAMSFRRWSLFSSAPRFI; translated from the coding sequence ATGGATCTTTTTCATTTTGCCGATGAATTCGGCCCAGCGAAAATCATTCATATCTACGAACCCTCCGCGGACTTGAAGGGAATCTTGGTTGTCGACAATGTGGCGATGGGGCCTTCGATTGGCGGCGTCCGCATTGCGCCGGATGTCAGCGTAGAGGAGTGTTTCCGCCTGGCGCGGGCGATGACGTTCAAAAACGCCGCGGCGGGGCTTGCACATGGCGGCGGCAAGATGGTGATCTTTGGCGACCCCAAGATGCCCAGAGAACGCAAGGAAAAGCTGATGCGGGCCGCGGCCGCCTCGTTGCGTCATGAAGTCGATTACATCTTCGGCCCGGACATGGGCACCAATGAGGAATGCATGGCCTGGGTCAGGGACGAAAATGGCCGTGCGGTGGGCTTGCCACGCGAAATCGGCGGCATCCCGCTGGACGAAATCGGCGTGACCGGCTGGGGCGTGCGCCACGCCACCGAAGAGGCCTTGCGTTTCATGAATCTGGAACTGCACAACGCCACCGTGGCGATCCAGGGCTTCGGTTCGGTCGGAAAACATGCGGCCCGTTTCCTGGCCGAACAAGGCGCCAAAATCATCGCCGCGAACGACTCGCACGGCACGATATACAATCCCGACGGCCTGGATGTCGCAGCCTTGTTCAAACTGAAGGATGAAGGCAAAAGCGTGGCCGACTACCCCGGCGGCCAGGCATCGCATCGGGACGACATCATAGGCATAGCCTGCGACATCTGGATTCCGGCCGCCCGCCCCGACGTGATTTCAGAAGCTAACGTGAACCAGCTCAAGACCCGATTGATCGTGCAAGGCGCCAATATCCCCATCACCTTGGGCGCCGAAAAAATTCTACATGAACGCGGCGTATTGATCATTCCAGACTTCATCGCCAACGCCGGGGGTGTGATTTGCGCAGCGCGTGAATACCACGGCGCTACCGTCACGTCCGCCTTGCAGTCCATCGAAGAAAAAATCCGCCAGAACACCCAGCAAGTGCTGGAAATCTCCCGCCGGGAAAACGTGCTTCCCCGGAAAGCCGCCATCGATCTGGCTGCCGCGCGTCTCAAAAAAGCCATGTCGTTCCGGCGCTGGTCGCTGTTTTCGTCAGCCCCCAGATTCATCTGA
- a CDS encoding DUF2784 domain-containing protein, producing the protein MFFRLSADAVILLHLAFILFVVFGAALAFRWRWIPFIHLPAAAWGIFIELTSGICPLTYLENHLRRQAGQAGYSGGFIEHYVLNIIYPAGLTPQIQYVLAGIVLVTNIGFYLWLILDRRGRRSA; encoded by the coding sequence ATGTTTTTTCGACTGAGTGCCGATGCCGTGATTTTGCTGCATCTGGCTTTTATACTCTTCGTCGTTTTCGGCGCGGCATTGGCTTTCCGCTGGCGCTGGATACCGTTTATCCATCTGCCGGCGGCAGCCTGGGGCATTTTCATCGAATTGACCAGCGGCATTTGCCCGCTGACCTATCTGGAAAATCATCTGCGTCGACAAGCGGGGCAGGCGGGTTATTCCGGCGGATTCATCGAACACTATGTGCTGAACATCATTTATCCGGCGGGTCTTACGCCTCAAATACAGTATGTGTTGGCCGGCATCGTCTTGGTGACTAACATCGGATTTTATCTCTGGTTGATTCTAGATCGGCGTGGACGACGTTCAGCCTAG
- the mobA gene encoding molybdenum cofactor guanylyltransferase MobA: protein MSGQNKVSGVVLAGGMARRMGRLDKGLLLFHSRPLVSYAIAAMAPLVDELLISANRNQAHYATFGYPTISDENCHFDGPLAGILAAMQAAHHPLLLVMPCDSPLIQTEHLQRLLSSLDANVDIAVADDGARMHPVFAALKTHLQTDLKRYLQSGERKLQNWFNHQRLAKVDFSAEPAVFANINTPEELRTLESLESVKIA, encoded by the coding sequence ATGAGCGGGCAAAACAAAGTCAGCGGCGTCGTGCTGGCCGGCGGCATGGCGCGACGCATGGGCCGGCTGGACAAGGGCTTACTCCTGTTTCACAGTCGCCCGCTGGTCAGTTACGCCATCGCCGCCATGGCCCCGCTGGTCGATGAACTGTTGATCAGCGCCAACCGCAATCAAGCACACTATGCAACATTCGGCTATCCGACCATCAGCGATGAGAATTGCCATTTCGACGGCCCTCTGGCCGGCATCCTGGCGGCGATGCAAGCGGCGCATCATCCGCTGTTATTGGTGATGCCGTGCGATTCGCCGCTGATTCAGACCGAGCATTTGCAACGCCTGCTTTCCAGCCTGGATGCGAACGTCGACATTGCCGTTGCCGACGACGGCGCGCGCATGCATCCGGTTTTCGCCGCGCTGAAAACTCATTTGCAAACCGACTTGAAACGCTACCTGCAAAGCGGCGAACGCAAGTTGCAAAACTGGTTCAATCATCAACGCTTGGCCAAGGTCGATTTCAGCGCTGAGCCGGCCGTATTCGCCAACATCAACACGCCCGAGGAATTGCGGACGCTTGAAAGCCTCGAATCGGTAAAAATCGCGTAG